One stretch of Hevea brasiliensis isolate MT/VB/25A 57/8 chromosome 12, ASM3005281v1, whole genome shotgun sequence DNA includes these proteins:
- the LOC110637362 gene encoding probable ubiquitin-like-specific protease 2B isoform X12: MRSGLEVFDFKEEDELAEYSAVSAVFLVAQGSDDVDAIECGNSSNNATTCASLEAVREESTTKEGNSHPDSDFPSESLSHEKDSCSKMENYESKSSFTEPEGGVSCHEAPLPEKIQSNCALAGSPSNNVPKSNADGSMNESSRSPPASNAAKNGAILNGHSSNNHFRASEMDIINIAVDYVVYRDNYCTGCLVTFSRVGIKISGTPTYGDQGTFSFERGIDDIIRIESQHLQRFETATVKLHLLSKDDAQAANAYGVEQLEFAVVEPNWSGKLEEITALNVKYLALSVMVHDTDVSMDERSDLLRQRPYFPIFDEAVEDVVYPKGDSDAVSICKRDFDLLQPETFINDTIIDFYIKYLKNQIPPEEKHRFHFFNSFFFRKLADLDKDPSSVSDGRAAFLRVHKWTRKVDLFGKDYVFIPVNFNLHWSLLVICHPGEVAGFEDEDLGKSLRVPCILHMDSIKGNHAGLKNLVQSYLWEEWKSRQKETSEDLSSKFLNLRFVPLELPQQENSFDCGLFLVHYLELFLAEAPLNFSPFKINERSKFLNVDWFPSAEASLKRTLIQRLISELLENHSRAISSGVCSDEPDSSFPENEKERGVQLVSEGCTQAVACHGNFSGSDASQGIEITLLEASSTRNSDCANDPVLREFFEPGVAGGSLLAQCSSFDQPSYYRLNGALSQQIEQDDAETGEPFMYFPSGDAIYQQVPQAGSIPYPLRGFGTNPSWNPGIAMQGEDDGSSPEASVCASDDSDVGIIENCPIEKDLDLCQKEKIVQQRSQSMENVESLTDRLAASSSEMLDTSDIKGTGDPDRMHDANENGDLALYQENPITLHKEPDMVENGLENAGVTSGDMQTMVDDVMAESEVENGLHQHSEKAEITAGDMQTMSDDVMAVSDEKQTIKDNVMVESDEKQTVRDNVMAESNEKQTVEDNAMAESDEQQAAKRLRVTAPQEAEGDVTGSLSKDLHLQFRL, encoded by the exons ATGAGGAGTGGCCTGGAAGTCTTCGATTTCAAGGAAGAAGACGAGCTCGCTGAATATTCAGCTG TATCAGCTGTGTTTCTAGTTGCACAGGGATCTGATG ATGTTGATGCAATTGAATGTGGGAATAGTTCTAACAATGCTACTACATGCGCTTCTTTGGAAGCGGTTAGAGAGGAGTCTACCACCAAAGAAGGCAATTCTCACCCAGATTCTGATTTCCCGTCAGAATCTCTGAGTCATGAAAAAGACTCTTGTTCTAAGATGGAAAATTATGAATCCAAAAGCTCTTTCACTGAACCGGAGGGAGGGGTTTCATGCCATGAAGCACCGTTGCCTGAGAAAATCCAATCTAATTGTGCCCTTGCAGGCTCTCCTTCTAAT AATGTACCGAAATCAAATGCTGATGGAAGCATGAATGAGAGTTCTCGATCACCTCCTGCTTCTAATGCTGCAAAGAATGGTG CTATTTTAAATGGCCACTCATCAAACAATCATTTCAGAGCATCAGAAATG GATATCATAAACATTGCAGTTGATTATGTTGTATATCGGGATAACTACTGTACCGGGTGCCTGGTAACTTTTTCTCGTGTTGGCATTAAAATAAGTGGTACGCCCACATATGGAGACCAGGGAACCTTTAGCTTTGAAAGGGGAATTGATGATATTATTCGTATTGAGTCTCAGCATCTTCAAAGG tttgaAACTGCCACTGTTAAGCTCCACTTACTATCAAAGGATGATGCACAAGCAGCTAATGCCTATG GTGTTGAGCAGCTGGAGTTTGCAGTTGTTGAGCCCAATTGGTCTGGGAAATTGGAAGAGATTACAGCTCTGAATGTTAAATATTTAGCTTTATCTGTCATGGTGCACGA TACTGATGTCTCGATGGATGAACGGTCAGACTTGCTTCGACAGAGGCCTTATTTTCCAAT TTTTGATGAGGCTGTTGAAGATGTTGTCTATCCAAAAGGGGATTCAGATGCAGTTTCCATTTGTAAGAGAGATTTTGATCTACTACAACCGGAGACATTTATCAATGATACCATTATTGACTTCTATATCAA GTATTTAAAGAATCAGATTCCACCTGAGGAGAAGCATAGGTTCCATTTTTTTAATAGCTTTTTCTTTCGGAAGCTTGCGGATCTAGACAAAGATCCATCCAGTGTTTCAGATGGTCGGGCTGCTTTCTTACGTGTTCATAAATGGACAAGGAAAGTGGATCTATTTGGAAAAGACTATGTTTTCATCCCTGTAAATTTCAA TCTTCACTGGAGTTTATTAGTAATATGTCATCCTGGTGAAGTGGCTGGGTTTGAAG ATGAAGACTTGGGGAAGTCCCTGAGAGTACCATGCATATTACACATGGATTCTATTAAAGGAAATCATGCAGGTCTCAAAAACCTTGTTCAAAG TTATCTATGGGAAGAATGGAAATCGAGGCAAAAGGAGACGTCAGAAGATTTGTcttcaaaatttttgaatttgcgGTTTGTCCCACTTGAG TTGCCACAGCAGGAAAATTCATTTGATTGTGGTCTGTTCCTAGTCCACTACCTGGAGCTTTTTTTGGCAGAGGCCCCTCTGAATTTCAGCCCATTCAAAATAAACGAGCGCTCCAAATTT CTTAATGTGGATTGGTTTCCCTCTGCTGAGGCGTCTCTGAAACGTACTCTTATCCAGAGGTTAATTTCTGAGCTTCTTGAAAATCATTCTCGGGCAATCTCTTCTGGTGTTTGCAGTGATGAACCGGATTCTAGTTTCcctgaaaatgagaaagaaagggGAGTCCAGCTTGTTTCAGAGGGGTGCACTCAGGCTGTGGCTTGTCATGGGAATTTTTCAGGTTCTGATGCCAGTCAAGGGATTGAAATCACTCTATTGGAAGCATCTTCTACGAGGAATTCTGATTGTGCCAATGATCCAGTTCTCAGGGAATTCTTTGAACCAGGAGTTGCTGGAGGGTCATTACTTGCACAATGTTCGTCCTTTGACCAGCCATCTTATTACCGTCTTAATGGTGCTCTATCGCAACAGATAGAG CAGGATGATGCAGAAACTGGGGAGCCGTTTATGTATTTCCCTTCTGGAGACGCTATTTACCAACAAGTTCCTCAAGCTGGTTCCATTCCATATCCACTGAGAGGTTTTGGCACCAATCCTTCTTGGAATCCAGGAATTGCTATGCAAGGAGAGGATGATGGCTCATCCCCAGAAGCATCAGTATGTGCATCTGATGATTCTGATGTAGGGATTATTGAAAATTGCCCCATTGAGAAAGATTTGGATTTATGTCAAAAAGAGAAAATTGTTCAACAAAGATCTCAATCAATGGAAAACGTAGAGAGTTTGACAGATAGACTTGCTGCAAGCTCTAGTGAGATGCTGGATACCTCTGACATTAAAGGTACTGGAGACCCTGATAGGATGCATGATGCTAATGAGAATGGTGATCTTGCATTGTATCAGGAAAATCCAATTACTTTGCATAAAGAACCTGACATGGTAGAAAATGGGTTGGAAAACGCAGGGGTCACTAGTGGTGACATGCAAACTATGGTTGATGATGTGATGGCAGAATCAGAGGTAGAAAATGGTTTGCATCAACACTCGGAGAAGGCAGAGATCACTGCCGGTGACATGCAAACTATGAGTGATGATGTGATGGCAGTATCAGATGAGAAGCAAACGATCAAGGATAATGTGATGGTAGAATCAGATGAGAAGCAAACAGTCAGGGATAATGTGATGGCAGAATCAAATGAGAAGCAAACAGTGGAGGATAATGCTATGGCAGAATCAGACGAACAGCAAGCTGCAAAAAGGCTTCGGGTTACAGCTCCCCAAGAAGCGGAGGGAGATGTCACTGGAAGCCTATCGAAGGATCTCCATTTGCAATTTAGGCTGTAG
- the LOC110637362 gene encoding probable ubiquitin-like-specific protease 2B isoform X9, which yields MRSGLEVFDFKEEDELAEYSAVSAVFLVAQGSDVVKNESGAITCVDVDAIECGNSSNNATTCASLEAVREESTTKEGNSHPDSDFPSESLSHEKDSCSKMENYESKSSFTEPEGGVSCHEAPLPEKIQSNCALAGSPSNNVPKSNADGSMNESSRSPPASNAAKNGAILNGHSSNNHFRASEMDIINIAVDYVVYRDNYCTGCLVTFSRVGIKISGTPTYGDQGTFSFERGIDDIIRIESQHLQRFETATVKLHLLSKDDAQAANAYGVEQLEFAVVEPNWSGKLEEITALNVKYLALSVMVHDTDVSMDERSDLLRQRPYFPIFDEAVEDVVYPKGDSDAVSICKRDFDLLQPETFINDTIIDFYIKYLKNQIPPEEKHRFHFFNSFFFRKLADLDKDPSSVSDGRAAFLRVHKWTRKVDLFGKDYVFIPVNFNLHWSLLVICHPGEVAGFEDEDLGKSLRVPCILHMDSIKGNHAGLKNLVQSYLWEEWKSRQKETSEDLSSKFLNLRFVPLELPQQENSFDCGLFLVHYLELFLAEAPLNFSPFKINERSKFLNVDWFPSAEASLKRTLIQRLISELLENHSRAISSGVCSDEPDSSFPENEKERGVQLVSEGCTQAVACHGNFSGSDASQGIEITLLEASSTRNSDCANDPVLREFFEPGVAGGSLLAQCSSFDQPSYYRLNGALSQQIEQDDAETGEPFMYFPSGDAIYQQVPQAGSIPYPLRGFGTNPSWNPGIAMQGEDDGSSPEASVCASDDSDVGIIENCPIEKDLDLCQKEKIVQQRSQSMENVESLTDRLAASSSEMLDTSDIKGTGDPDRMHDANENGDLALYQENPITLHKEPDMVENGLENAGVTSGDMQTMVDDVMAESEVENGLHQHSEKAEITAGDMQTMSDDVMAVSDEKQTIKDNVMVESDEKQTVRDNVMAESNEKQTVEDNAMAESDEQQAAKRLRVTAPQEAEGDVTGSLSKDLHLQFRL from the exons ATGAGGAGTGGCCTGGAAGTCTTCGATTTCAAGGAAGAAGACGAGCTCGCTGAATATTCAGCTG TATCAGCTGTGTTTCTAGTTGCACAGGGATCTGATGTTGTAAAAAACGAAAGTGGCGCCATAACTTGTGTAGATGTTGATGCAATTGAATGTGGGAATAGTTCTAACAATGCTACTACATGCGCTTCTTTGGAAGCGGTTAGAGAGGAGTCTACCACCAAAGAAGGCAATTCTCACCCAGATTCTGATTTCCCGTCAGAATCTCTGAGTCATGAAAAAGACTCTTGTTCTAAGATGGAAAATTATGAATCCAAAAGCTCTTTCACTGAACCGGAGGGAGGGGTTTCATGCCATGAAGCACCGTTGCCTGAGAAAATCCAATCTAATTGTGCCCTTGCAGGCTCTCCTTCTAAT AATGTACCGAAATCAAATGCTGATGGAAGCATGAATGAGAGTTCTCGATCACCTCCTGCTTCTAATGCTGCAAAGAATGGTG CTATTTTAAATGGCCACTCATCAAACAATCATTTCAGAGCATCAGAAATG GATATCATAAACATTGCAGTTGATTATGTTGTATATCGGGATAACTACTGTACCGGGTGCCTGGTAACTTTTTCTCGTGTTGGCATTAAAATAAGTGGTACGCCCACATATGGAGACCAGGGAACCTTTAGCTTTGAAAGGGGAATTGATGATATTATTCGTATTGAGTCTCAGCATCTTCAAAGG tttgaAACTGCCACTGTTAAGCTCCACTTACTATCAAAGGATGATGCACAAGCAGCTAATGCCTATG GTGTTGAGCAGCTGGAGTTTGCAGTTGTTGAGCCCAATTGGTCTGGGAAATTGGAAGAGATTACAGCTCTGAATGTTAAATATTTAGCTTTATCTGTCATGGTGCACGA TACTGATGTCTCGATGGATGAACGGTCAGACTTGCTTCGACAGAGGCCTTATTTTCCAAT TTTTGATGAGGCTGTTGAAGATGTTGTCTATCCAAAAGGGGATTCAGATGCAGTTTCCATTTGTAAGAGAGATTTTGATCTACTACAACCGGAGACATTTATCAATGATACCATTATTGACTTCTATATCAA GTATTTAAAGAATCAGATTCCACCTGAGGAGAAGCATAGGTTCCATTTTTTTAATAGCTTTTTCTTTCGGAAGCTTGCGGATCTAGACAAAGATCCATCCAGTGTTTCAGATGGTCGGGCTGCTTTCTTACGTGTTCATAAATGGACAAGGAAAGTGGATCTATTTGGAAAAGACTATGTTTTCATCCCTGTAAATTTCAA TCTTCACTGGAGTTTATTAGTAATATGTCATCCTGGTGAAGTGGCTGGGTTTGAAG ATGAAGACTTGGGGAAGTCCCTGAGAGTACCATGCATATTACACATGGATTCTATTAAAGGAAATCATGCAGGTCTCAAAAACCTTGTTCAAAG TTATCTATGGGAAGAATGGAAATCGAGGCAAAAGGAGACGTCAGAAGATTTGTcttcaaaatttttgaatttgcgGTTTGTCCCACTTGAG TTGCCACAGCAGGAAAATTCATTTGATTGTGGTCTGTTCCTAGTCCACTACCTGGAGCTTTTTTTGGCAGAGGCCCCTCTGAATTTCAGCCCATTCAAAATAAACGAGCGCTCCAAATTT CTTAATGTGGATTGGTTTCCCTCTGCTGAGGCGTCTCTGAAACGTACTCTTATCCAGAGGTTAATTTCTGAGCTTCTTGAAAATCATTCTCGGGCAATCTCTTCTGGTGTTTGCAGTGATGAACCGGATTCTAGTTTCcctgaaaatgagaaagaaagggGAGTCCAGCTTGTTTCAGAGGGGTGCACTCAGGCTGTGGCTTGTCATGGGAATTTTTCAGGTTCTGATGCCAGTCAAGGGATTGAAATCACTCTATTGGAAGCATCTTCTACGAGGAATTCTGATTGTGCCAATGATCCAGTTCTCAGGGAATTCTTTGAACCAGGAGTTGCTGGAGGGTCATTACTTGCACAATGTTCGTCCTTTGACCAGCCATCTTATTACCGTCTTAATGGTGCTCTATCGCAACAGATAGAG CAGGATGATGCAGAAACTGGGGAGCCGTTTATGTATTTCCCTTCTGGAGACGCTATTTACCAACAAGTTCCTCAAGCTGGTTCCATTCCATATCCACTGAGAGGTTTTGGCACCAATCCTTCTTGGAATCCAGGAATTGCTATGCAAGGAGAGGATGATGGCTCATCCCCAGAAGCATCAGTATGTGCATCTGATGATTCTGATGTAGGGATTATTGAAAATTGCCCCATTGAGAAAGATTTGGATTTATGTCAAAAAGAGAAAATTGTTCAACAAAGATCTCAATCAATGGAAAACGTAGAGAGTTTGACAGATAGACTTGCTGCAAGCTCTAGTGAGATGCTGGATACCTCTGACATTAAAGGTACTGGAGACCCTGATAGGATGCATGATGCTAATGAGAATGGTGATCTTGCATTGTATCAGGAAAATCCAATTACTTTGCATAAAGAACCTGACATGGTAGAAAATGGGTTGGAAAACGCAGGGGTCACTAGTGGTGACATGCAAACTATGGTTGATGATGTGATGGCAGAATCAGAGGTAGAAAATGGTTTGCATCAACACTCGGAGAAGGCAGAGATCACTGCCGGTGACATGCAAACTATGAGTGATGATGTGATGGCAGTATCAGATGAGAAGCAAACGATCAAGGATAATGTGATGGTAGAATCAGATGAGAAGCAAACAGTCAGGGATAATGTGATGGCAGAATCAAATGAGAAGCAAACAGTGGAGGATAATGCTATGGCAGAATCAGACGAACAGCAAGCTGCAAAAAGGCTTCGGGTTACAGCTCCCCAAGAAGCGGAGGGAGATGTCACTGGAAGCCTATCGAAGGATCTCCATTTGCAATTTAGGCTGTAG
- the LOC110637362 gene encoding probable ubiquitin-like-specific protease 2B isoform X5 has protein sequence MRSGLEVFDFKEEDELAEYSAGKILSKFKNPSLDNPAFLKCNFLECVAQGSDVVKNESGAITCVDVDAIECGNSSNNATTCASLEAVREESTTKEGNSHPDSDFPSESLSHEKDSCSKMENYESKSSFTEPEGGVSCHEAPLPEKIQSNCALAGSPSNNVPKSNADGSMNESSRSPPASNAAKNGAILNGHSSNNHFRASEMDIINIAVDYVVYRDNYCTGCLVTFSRVGIKISGTPTYGDQGTFSFERGIDDIIRIESQHLQRFETATVKLHLLSKDDAQAANAYGVEQLEFAVVEPNWSGKLEEITALNVKYLALSVMVHDTDVSMDERSDLLRQRPYFPIFDEAVEDVVYPKGDSDAVSICKRDFDLLQPETFINDTIIDFYIKYLKNQIPPEEKHRFHFFNSFFFRKLADLDKDPSSVSDGRAAFLRVHKWTRKVDLFGKDYVFIPVNFNLHWSLLVICHPGEVAGFEDEDLGKSLRVPCILHMDSIKGNHAGLKNLVQSYLWEEWKSRQKETSEDLSSKFLNLRFVPLELPQQENSFDCGLFLVHYLELFLAEAPLNFSPFKINERSKFLNVDWFPSAEASLKRTLIQRLISELLENHSRAISSGVCSDEPDSSFPENEKERGVQLVSEGCTQAVACHGNFSGSDASQGIEITLLEASSTRNSDCANDPVLREFFEPGVAGGSLLAQCSSFDQPSYYRLNGALSQQIEQDDAETGEPFMYFPSGDAIYQQVPQAGSIPYPLRGFGTNPSWNPGIAMQGEDDGSSPEASVCASDDSDVGIIENCPIEKDLDLCQKEKIVQQRSQSMENVESLTDRLAASSSEMLDTSDIKGTGDPDRMHDANENGDLALYQENPITLHKEPDMVENGLENAGVTSGDMQTMVDDVMAESEVENGLHQHSEKAEITAGDMQTMSDDVMAVSDEKQTIKDNVMVESDEKQTVRDNVMAESNEKQTVEDNAMAESDEQQAAKRLRVTAPQEAEGDVTGSLSKDLHLQFRL, from the exons ATGAGGAGTGGCCTGGAAGTCTTCGATTTCAAGGAAGAAGACGAGCTCGCTGAATATTCAGCTGGTAAAATCCTTAGCAAGTTCAAAAACCCTAGCCTTGACAATCCCGCCTTTTTGAAATGCAACTTTCTCGAATGCG TTGCACAGGGATCTGATGTTGTAAAAAACGAAAGTGGCGCCATAACTTGTGTAGATGTTGATGCAATTGAATGTGGGAATAGTTCTAACAATGCTACTACATGCGCTTCTTTGGAAGCGGTTAGAGAGGAGTCTACCACCAAAGAAGGCAATTCTCACCCAGATTCTGATTTCCCGTCAGAATCTCTGAGTCATGAAAAAGACTCTTGTTCTAAGATGGAAAATTATGAATCCAAAAGCTCTTTCACTGAACCGGAGGGAGGGGTTTCATGCCATGAAGCACCGTTGCCTGAGAAAATCCAATCTAATTGTGCCCTTGCAGGCTCTCCTTCTAAT AATGTACCGAAATCAAATGCTGATGGAAGCATGAATGAGAGTTCTCGATCACCTCCTGCTTCTAATGCTGCAAAGAATGGTG CTATTTTAAATGGCCACTCATCAAACAATCATTTCAGAGCATCAGAAATG GATATCATAAACATTGCAGTTGATTATGTTGTATATCGGGATAACTACTGTACCGGGTGCCTGGTAACTTTTTCTCGTGTTGGCATTAAAATAAGTGGTACGCCCACATATGGAGACCAGGGAACCTTTAGCTTTGAAAGGGGAATTGATGATATTATTCGTATTGAGTCTCAGCATCTTCAAAGG tttgaAACTGCCACTGTTAAGCTCCACTTACTATCAAAGGATGATGCACAAGCAGCTAATGCCTATG GTGTTGAGCAGCTGGAGTTTGCAGTTGTTGAGCCCAATTGGTCTGGGAAATTGGAAGAGATTACAGCTCTGAATGTTAAATATTTAGCTTTATCTGTCATGGTGCACGA TACTGATGTCTCGATGGATGAACGGTCAGACTTGCTTCGACAGAGGCCTTATTTTCCAAT TTTTGATGAGGCTGTTGAAGATGTTGTCTATCCAAAAGGGGATTCAGATGCAGTTTCCATTTGTAAGAGAGATTTTGATCTACTACAACCGGAGACATTTATCAATGATACCATTATTGACTTCTATATCAA GTATTTAAAGAATCAGATTCCACCTGAGGAGAAGCATAGGTTCCATTTTTTTAATAGCTTTTTCTTTCGGAAGCTTGCGGATCTAGACAAAGATCCATCCAGTGTTTCAGATGGTCGGGCTGCTTTCTTACGTGTTCATAAATGGACAAGGAAAGTGGATCTATTTGGAAAAGACTATGTTTTCATCCCTGTAAATTTCAA TCTTCACTGGAGTTTATTAGTAATATGTCATCCTGGTGAAGTGGCTGGGTTTGAAG ATGAAGACTTGGGGAAGTCCCTGAGAGTACCATGCATATTACACATGGATTCTATTAAAGGAAATCATGCAGGTCTCAAAAACCTTGTTCAAAG TTATCTATGGGAAGAATGGAAATCGAGGCAAAAGGAGACGTCAGAAGATTTGTcttcaaaatttttgaatttgcgGTTTGTCCCACTTGAG TTGCCACAGCAGGAAAATTCATTTGATTGTGGTCTGTTCCTAGTCCACTACCTGGAGCTTTTTTTGGCAGAGGCCCCTCTGAATTTCAGCCCATTCAAAATAAACGAGCGCTCCAAATTT CTTAATGTGGATTGGTTTCCCTCTGCTGAGGCGTCTCTGAAACGTACTCTTATCCAGAGGTTAATTTCTGAGCTTCTTGAAAATCATTCTCGGGCAATCTCTTCTGGTGTTTGCAGTGATGAACCGGATTCTAGTTTCcctgaaaatgagaaagaaagggGAGTCCAGCTTGTTTCAGAGGGGTGCACTCAGGCTGTGGCTTGTCATGGGAATTTTTCAGGTTCTGATGCCAGTCAAGGGATTGAAATCACTCTATTGGAAGCATCTTCTACGAGGAATTCTGATTGTGCCAATGATCCAGTTCTCAGGGAATTCTTTGAACCAGGAGTTGCTGGAGGGTCATTACTTGCACAATGTTCGTCCTTTGACCAGCCATCTTATTACCGTCTTAATGGTGCTCTATCGCAACAGATAGAG CAGGATGATGCAGAAACTGGGGAGCCGTTTATGTATTTCCCTTCTGGAGACGCTATTTACCAACAAGTTCCTCAAGCTGGTTCCATTCCATATCCACTGAGAGGTTTTGGCACCAATCCTTCTTGGAATCCAGGAATTGCTATGCAAGGAGAGGATGATGGCTCATCCCCAGAAGCATCAGTATGTGCATCTGATGATTCTGATGTAGGGATTATTGAAAATTGCCCCATTGAGAAAGATTTGGATTTATGTCAAAAAGAGAAAATTGTTCAACAAAGATCTCAATCAATGGAAAACGTAGAGAGTTTGACAGATAGACTTGCTGCAAGCTCTAGTGAGATGCTGGATACCTCTGACATTAAAGGTACTGGAGACCCTGATAGGATGCATGATGCTAATGAGAATGGTGATCTTGCATTGTATCAGGAAAATCCAATTACTTTGCATAAAGAACCTGACATGGTAGAAAATGGGTTGGAAAACGCAGGGGTCACTAGTGGTGACATGCAAACTATGGTTGATGATGTGATGGCAGAATCAGAGGTAGAAAATGGTTTGCATCAACACTCGGAGAAGGCAGAGATCACTGCCGGTGACATGCAAACTATGAGTGATGATGTGATGGCAGTATCAGATGAGAAGCAAACGATCAAGGATAATGTGATGGTAGAATCAGATGAGAAGCAAACAGTCAGGGATAATGTGATGGCAGAATCAAATGAGAAGCAAACAGTGGAGGATAATGCTATGGCAGAATCAGACGAACAGCAAGCTGCAAAAAGGCTTCGGGTTACAGCTCCCCAAGAAGCGGAGGGAGATGTCACTGGAAGCCTATCGAAGGATCTCCATTTGCAATTTAGGCTGTAG